A window of Sulfurovum riftiae contains these coding sequences:
- a CDS encoding endonuclease/exonuclease/phosphatase family protein: MIRFLPSILHHKSCGKQCTPCFPETFSLLCWNVHKKNRTDPSFRTFLEKMMKKKDLYLCMLQEAEFRGDTFTIDDCAYDAAANLQIKDTFYGVLTACRTESRSAKAYLSDSQESLIGPHKSLLLSTYPLGCEKTLLVLNVHAINFRENSSYERELEIFAEKVRSHEGPMIVAGDFNAWNRKRMEALQKLQKELSLELVSFTEGDKVKSFMGYPLDFVLYRGLKCIGKEVISDHDISDHHPLLVRFKVLD, from the coding sequence ATGATACGATTCCTACCCTCCATCCTTCATCATAAATCCTGCGGAAAGCAGTGTACCCCCTGTTTTCCTGAAACCTTTTCCCTGCTCTGCTGGAATGTACACAAAAAGAACCGTACAGACCCATCGTTCAGGACTTTTCTTGAAAAGATGATGAAGAAAAAAGACCTCTATCTCTGTATGCTCCAGGAAGCGGAATTCAGAGGAGACACATTCACCATTGACGACTGTGCCTACGATGCGGCAGCGAACCTGCAGATTAAAGATACATTTTACGGTGTCCTCACTGCCTGCAGAACAGAATCAAGATCGGCAAAAGCCTATCTGTCCGACAGTCAGGAAAGCCTCATCGGTCCACATAAAAGCCTGCTGTTGAGCACCTACCCTCTTGGCTGTGAAAAAACACTGCTGGTACTCAATGTACATGCCATCAATTTCAGGGAGAACAGCAGTTACGAGAGAGAGCTTGAGATCTTTGCAGAAAAGGTACGGTCACACGAGGGTCCGATGATCGTTGCAGGCGACTTTAACGCCTGGAACAGAAAGCGTATGGAGGCATTGCAAAAACTCCAAAAAGAACTCTCTCTGGAACTTGTGTCATTCACGGAAGGGGACAAGGTCAAATCATTTATGGGATATCCGCTGGATTTTGTACTTTACCGCGGTTTGAAGTGTATAGGGAAAGAGGTGATATCGGACCATGATATTTCCGATCATCATCCGCTGCTTGTAAGGTTCAAGGTCTTGGACTAA